The following proteins come from a genomic window of Achromobacter sp. AONIH1:
- a CDS encoding ParB family protein has translation MADMTQQDMADKLLAAGFPRNGPIATALSDPIADTPMVVTLDQLRSYDHDPRVKRNPAYEDIKASIRERGLDAPPAITRRPGEEHYVIRNGGNTRLAILRELWSETKQERFYRISCQFRPWPKRGEIVALTGHLAENELRGGLTFIERALGIEKAREFYEQEAGSTLSQSELARRLSADGYPVQQSHISRMRDAVHYLLPAIPNVLYGGLGRHQVERIAVMRKASERIWDRYAADRKPTLGFEDFFQDALAQFDVQPDEFSAQRVHDELIGQMAELLGVDYDTLSLDLNENESRHRALISEPSSSPQHETGVPSEASGTRQTSLSGSTDHPIEIPIRAPDTVPRPAVRSPANTTPPATAASDQKSADDETSTGNNAAGAFLQDHIVSRAPTTERLQSIQRLVAGQLGDALPPDFEQNVLQAIPVQAGGLYPISDVWYIDPGLDAPEHLRVHIAQFAREIANEASLADCIAPCDYGIGFRCLPEKAGETETASGAWMLLASLCGQGSAAELDRLPLSLPQLLHGEGDPAKRLSDTALVKLFRVLRLARRLLDLESGGDDHGS, from the coding sequence ATGGCTGACATGACCCAGCAGGACATGGCTGACAAATTGCTCGCTGCGGGCTTTCCACGCAACGGCCCGATCGCCACTGCGCTGAGCGACCCAATCGCCGACACGCCCATGGTCGTGACGTTAGACCAACTGCGCTCGTACGACCATGACCCTCGCGTCAAACGCAACCCGGCCTACGAGGACATCAAGGCATCCATCCGCGAACGCGGCCTCGATGCACCACCTGCGATTACCCGTAGACCTGGCGAAGAGCACTATGTCATCCGCAACGGCGGCAACACTCGGCTGGCGATTCTGCGCGAGTTGTGGTCCGAAACCAAGCAAGAGCGCTTCTATCGCATCTCCTGCCAATTCCGCCCTTGGCCGAAGCGTGGTGAAATAGTCGCCCTCACCGGGCACTTGGCGGAGAACGAGCTGCGCGGCGGTCTGACGTTCATCGAACGAGCCCTCGGCATCGAGAAGGCGCGCGAGTTCTACGAACAGGAGGCTGGCAGCACGTTGAGCCAGTCGGAGCTAGCAAGGCGGCTTTCAGCCGACGGTTACCCCGTACAGCAATCGCACATCAGCCGCATGCGAGATGCGGTTCACTATCTCCTTCCAGCCATCCCGAACGTTCTTTACGGCGGCTTGGGCCGCCATCAGGTGGAGCGCATCGCGGTAATGCGCAAGGCCAGTGAGCGCATCTGGGATCGCTACGCCGCCGATCGAAAACCAACCTTGGGATTTGAGGATTTCTTTCAAGACGCGCTGGCACAGTTTGACGTTCAGCCGGACGAGTTTTCCGCCCAACGCGTGCATGACGAGCTCATCGGTCAAATGGCGGAGCTTCTAGGCGTCGACTATGACACGCTGAGCCTGGATCTCAATGAGAACGAAAGCCGCCATCGTGCTTTGATCAGCGAGCCGTCCTCTTCCCCACAGCATGAGACAGGAGTGCCTAGTGAAGCAAGTGGGACAAGACAAACTTCGCTCTCCGGCTCAACTGACCATCCGATTGAAATCCCGATAAGGGCTCCCGATACAGTTCCTCGTCCTGCAGTTCGGTCGCCCGCAAATACGACACCACCTGCCACGGCCGCCTCCGATCAGAAATCAGCCGATGACGAGACTTCGACCGGAAACAATGCTGCAGGAGCATTTTTACAAGATCACATTGTCTCCCGCGCACCGACGACTGAACGTTTGCAATCGATCCAGCGCCTCGTCGCGGGGCAGTTGGGCGATGCGCTTCCTCCAGACTTCGAGCAAAACGTATTGCAGGCGATTCCCGTCCAGGCGGGTGGGCTCTATCCGATTTCAGATGTCTGGTATATCGATCCCGGCCTCGACGCCCCCGAGCACCTTCGCGTCCACATTGCTCAGTTTGCGCGCGAAATTGCGAACGAGGCTTCGCTTGCCGACTGTATCGCACCATGCGACTACGGCATTGGATTCCGATGCCTGCCGGAAAAAGCCGGTGAAACTGAAACCGCCTCGGGGGCCTGGATGCTTTTGGCATCCCTTTGCGGGCAAGGATCTGCTGCGGAGTTGGATCGTCTCCCTCTGTCCCTGCCGCAGCTTCTGCACGGCGAGGGAGACCCGGCCAAGCGGTTGAGTGACACCGCGCTGGTCAAGCTGTTCCGAGTGCTGCGCCTGGCTCGCCGCCTGCTGGATCTTGAGTCCGGTGGCGACGATCACGGCTCATGA
- a CDS encoding DUF3313 family protein yields the protein MSQLCRLIRAGSTLCVVGLISGCATNGMTRSPFLGDHEMLVPTQFENVLLYRAPGFNWGCCTEVVVEDALVATNLGVIKGLDAEQQREILLYTTAELRSHIATPRVTSASDRVRVRVAITELQTPNRAVNALTTLLVGPVTTGGASLEFSAEDERTGRRVLAASCFQHGNPIADFASSYSLLGHAKNSIRACIEQVNSVWREKNP from the coding sequence ATGAGTCAACTTTGCAGATTGATCCGTGCGGGATCAACGCTATGCGTCGTCGGCCTGATCTCCGGCTGCGCAACTAACGGCATGACGCGCTCCCCGTTTCTCGGCGACCACGAGATGCTCGTTCCAACGCAGTTTGAAAATGTCTTGCTATACAGGGCGCCTGGATTCAACTGGGGGTGTTGCACGGAAGTAGTCGTAGAGGACGCCCTGGTCGCAACAAACTTGGGTGTCATAAAGGGGCTAGATGCGGAGCAGCAGCGAGAGATCCTTCTCTATACCACTGCAGAACTGCGATCACATATCGCGACACCCCGTGTTACGAGTGCGTCAGATCGAGTCCGAGTCCGAGTGGCGATCACTGAACTGCAGACGCCTAACCGAGCAGTCAATGCGCTCACAACACTACTCGTTGGGCCTGTGACAACGGGTGGTGCGAGCCTGGAGTTTTCGGCAGAGGACGAGAGAACAGGTCGCCGTGTATTGGCCGCCAGTTGCTTTCAGCATGGCAACCCAATTGCTGATTTTGCTTCTTCCTACTCGTTGTTGGGACATGCGAAGAATTCAATTCGTGCATGTATCGAACAGGTCAATAGCGTGTGGCGCGAGAAGAACCCTTGA
- a CDS encoding AlpA family transcriptional regulator, giving the protein MSQTPVLQPSERRILRLDEVEAKSGFKRAHIYALMKKGQFPQALRLGVRAVGWDSVEVDIWISDRLKNRVHPSPHTHNA; this is encoded by the coding sequence ATGTCGCAGACACCGGTACTGCAGCCAAGCGAACGCCGCATCTTGCGGCTCGATGAGGTCGAAGCCAAGTCGGGCTTCAAGCGCGCGCACATCTATGCCCTGATGAAGAAGGGCCAGTTTCCGCAAGCCTTGCGCCTTGGCGTACGGGCTGTCGGCTGGGACTCGGTCGAAGTGGATATCTGGATCAGCGATCGTCTGAAGAACCGTGTGCACCCGTCTCCGCATACACACAACGCCTGA
- a CDS encoding AAA family ATPase, which translates to MTIIQEIHAWSKGLAAWQQDAIARLYEDRVLGDDDLVELFALAKAEAGIPDPAGRQPRALQDAEVALPADPARVVQLLLIKDLAHVNALAHGGRLPIAQDGLTVIYGENGAGKSGYSRVFKHACRARDRREPILPNANLDPQAAGKAQAAFEVLIDGEAADLPWHYGQPAPEPLSDISIFDTHCARAYIDNHGDFAYAPYGLDILEGLVGACNKLKVRATQEKAANAPSDAAYVALTKEKTAVAALLLGIPAKTRGEQVEVLCVLTAAEKDRLVLLTRTLAEADPKQKAQTLRQKATRFTGLKDRLVTAASVVSDEKITQLRSLIQKSKDAKAAAEVAATEFRQTPGQLAGTGGEEWKILFEAARAFAEVSHAEHEFPALSEASLCPLCQNVLGPVGAQRLVRFDTFIKHAAEKSAKDARDHATTAYRTLQQASVDLMFTDALVEELNEVDPQLATAINVMQETLGARKASALKAAASEVLWEEVSALADDPQGQILGVIDGLQQQAKALDATADEKVRAGMVAEKLELDARVRLGEVKGAVLEALDKHEICRKLQICIDGLDARGISRKSTELSRTTASQDLADALNEELRRLKVHHLQVVMKPESPGGKTQFKLVLQLPGGGSPAAILSEGEQRAIAIASFLAEIKLGKGRGGIVFDDPVSSLDHRRRWEVAERLAEECLTRQVIVFTHDIYFLCILEQKTEELGAALTKNYIRRTAQGFGVHSQDLPFDVLGTKDRLGRLKQMSVEVRRAQKDGNDDEHRRLTSLCYGRLRLAWERCIEEVLLNGAVQRFGEGVSTQKLKSVVVTDDDYREVDAGMTKSSKFEHDAAMATGRLPIPDPDELDQDIAKLSAWRDAVNKRLGETAKSRG; encoded by the coding sequence ATGACAATAATTCAAGAAATCCACGCATGGTCCAAAGGACTTGCAGCTTGGCAACAAGATGCCATCGCTCGGCTTTACGAAGATCGAGTGCTTGGAGATGATGACCTGGTCGAACTCTTTGCCCTGGCTAAGGCCGAGGCGGGCATCCCGGATCCTGCCGGACGGCAACCCCGAGCACTGCAGGACGCGGAGGTGGCACTGCCGGCAGATCCAGCACGCGTCGTGCAACTCCTTCTCATCAAGGATCTTGCTCATGTGAACGCGTTGGCCCACGGTGGTCGCTTACCGATCGCCCAAGATGGGTTGACCGTGATCTACGGTGAAAATGGGGCGGGTAAGTCGGGGTATTCGAGAGTCTTCAAGCATGCCTGTCGTGCGCGGGATCGACGCGAGCCCATCCTTCCCAACGCGAATCTGGACCCGCAGGCTGCTGGAAAGGCCCAGGCGGCATTCGAGGTCTTAATTGATGGGGAGGCAGCGGATCTTCCTTGGCACTATGGGCAACCTGCACCCGAACCGCTGTCGGATATTTCAATTTTCGATACGCATTGTGCTCGTGCCTATATCGACAACCATGGCGACTTTGCCTATGCGCCCTATGGTCTGGATATCCTCGAAGGATTAGTCGGTGCCTGCAACAAGCTCAAGGTGCGCGCCACGCAAGAGAAGGCGGCCAATGCACCGAGCGATGCCGCTTACGTTGCCCTGACCAAAGAGAAAACTGCGGTAGCTGCACTGCTTCTCGGCATCCCAGCGAAAACCAGAGGGGAGCAGGTCGAGGTGCTGTGTGTGCTTACAGCTGCAGAAAAGGACAGACTTGTTCTGCTCACCAGGACTCTAGCCGAAGCCGATCCCAAGCAAAAAGCCCAAACCTTACGCCAGAAAGCGACGCGCTTCACTGGTCTGAAGGATCGTCTCGTGACGGCAGCCTCTGTTGTCAGTGATGAGAAGATCACTCAGCTTCGGTCGCTTATTCAGAAGTCAAAGGATGCCAAGGCGGCTGCTGAGGTGGCCGCGACTGAGTTCCGACAGACCCCTGGCCAATTGGCAGGGACAGGTGGCGAAGAATGGAAGATCCTCTTCGAGGCTGCCCGAGCGTTTGCAGAGGTTTCACATGCGGAACATGAATTTCCTGCGCTCTCGGAGGCTTCCCTATGTCCGCTTTGTCAGAACGTGCTGGGTCCAGTTGGGGCTCAGCGGCTTGTCCGATTTGACACTTTCATCAAACACGCAGCAGAGAAGTCAGCGAAAGACGCCCGGGATCATGCGACAACGGCGTACCGGACGTTGCAGCAGGCATCTGTCGACCTGATGTTCACCGATGCACTGGTCGAAGAGCTGAATGAAGTCGATCCGCAACTTGCCACCGCCATCAATGTGATGCAAGAGACCTTGGGCGCACGCAAGGCGTCCGCGCTGAAGGCCGCTGCCTCGGAGGTTTTGTGGGAGGAGGTGAGCGCCCTTGCAGATGACCCTCAGGGGCAAATTCTTGGAGTGATTGATGGCTTGCAGCAGCAGGCCAAAGCTCTCGACGCTACCGCGGATGAGAAGGTTCGCGCTGGCATGGTAGCGGAGAAGTTGGAACTCGATGCCCGCGTACGCTTGGGCGAGGTTAAGGGGGCAGTTCTGGAGGCACTCGACAAGCACGAGATTTGTCGGAAGCTGCAGATTTGCATCGATGGCCTAGATGCCAGGGGCATATCGAGGAAGTCAACCGAGCTCTCTCGCACCACCGCCAGCCAAGATCTTGCGGACGCACTCAATGAAGAATTGAGGCGGCTGAAGGTTCATCATTTGCAGGTGGTCATGAAGCCCGAGTCACCTGGAGGGAAAACTCAGTTCAAGTTGGTCCTGCAGTTGCCTGGGGGCGGTAGCCCGGCGGCAATCTTGAGCGAAGGGGAGCAGCGGGCCATTGCTATCGCTTCATTTCTTGCTGAGATTAAGCTCGGCAAGGGCCGTGGCGGCATCGTGTTCGATGACCCGGTGTCTTCGCTGGACCATCGACGTCGCTGGGAAGTGGCGGAGCGTCTGGCGGAGGAGTGCTTGACTCGGCAGGTGATCGTGTTTACGCACGACATTTATTTCCTGTGCATTCTGGAGCAGAAGACGGAGGAGCTTGGTGCAGCCCTGACCAAAAACTATATTCGCAGGACGGCTCAGGGCTTTGGCGTTCATTCCCAGGATCTTCCTTTTGACGTTCTTGGCACCAAGGATCGACTGGGGCGGCTCAAACAAATGTCTGTCGAGGTACGAAGGGCTCAGAAGGACGGCAACGACGACGAACATCGTCGGTTGACTTCCTTGTGCTACGGGAGGCTTCGGCTTGCTTGGGAGCGATGCATTGAGGAGGTTCTTCTCAACGGAGCAGTGCAGCGATTTGGCGAAGGCGTCTCGACCCAGAAGCTGAAGTCCGTTGTGGTGACCGATGACGACTATCGGGAAGTCGACGCTGGAATGACGAAGAGCTCCAAGTTCGAGCATGATGCCGCGATGGCTACAGGAAGACTTCCTATCCCGGATCCGGATGAACTGGATCAGGACATCGCGAAACTTTCAGCTTGGCGGGACGCCGTCAACAAGCGCTTGGGTGAAACGGCCAAGTCGAGAGGCTGA
- a CDS encoding TetR/AcrR family transcriptional regulator — MADKKNAEPSDAAAPYSARAKQTRERILQAARDVVVQEGANRLTIDAVVARAGLSKGAFLYHFKTKRDLLLTLIDDQVHAFDSSQEERERKFAGDPDPWLSSQVASMPNNEMEKLGAALLAAVAEDPTLLEPIRAWYTRQYARARISARSAEVAAIVLLALDGAFFAEMMGFPTLELNERQRLLRTLQELASGELELTPSKQC, encoded by the coding sequence TTGGCCGACAAAAAAAATGCAGAACCTAGTGATGCTGCTGCTCCGTATTCAGCTCGAGCTAAACAAACACGTGAGCGCATCCTTCAGGCCGCGCGTGATGTGGTCGTCCAAGAGGGAGCGAATCGCCTGACGATCGACGCGGTTGTTGCGCGGGCAGGTCTAAGCAAAGGGGCATTCCTCTATCACTTCAAAACAAAGCGGGACTTGCTCCTTACTCTGATCGACGACCAGGTGCATGCTTTTGACTCCTCGCAAGAAGAGCGCGAGCGGAAATTTGCCGGTGACCCGGACCCTTGGCTATCCAGTCAGGTTGCGTCAATGCCCAACAATGAAATGGAAAAATTGGGTGCAGCGCTGTTAGCGGCTGTGGCAGAAGACCCGACATTGCTTGAGCCCATTCGCGCTTGGTATACGCGGCAATATGCGAGAGCGCGCATTTCCGCGCGGAGTGCTGAAGTGGCTGCAATTGTCCTGCTTGCTCTGGATGGCGCCTTCTTCGCGGAGATGATGGGTTTTCCAACACTTGAGCTTAATGAGCGCCAACGTCTACTGCGAACTCTTCAAGAGCTGGCTTCAGGTGAGCTCGAACTGACACCGTCCAAGCAGTGCTGA
- a CDS encoding DUF2857 domain-containing protein translates to MSTPHPLNQAVIAQALHDLRNGQLRRCKAMGFGDDDLDALKHPALISVLANASVSWCSVSINREVLRRLLTQALDVEKEIATIDRMLRLGASTEMVSRFYGLTHQEVALRREILNLPKRKGRHPVLDETQDTELWRRWKELTARQTVDRDSEVSLLSVAMDLAEGMALPLSVIWAAIKSWIDQGLV, encoded by the coding sequence ATGTCGACCCCCCATCCGCTCAACCAAGCCGTCATAGCTCAGGCCCTCCATGACCTGCGCAATGGGCAGTTGCGTCGTTGCAAGGCGATGGGGTTTGGCGATGACGACTTGGACGCACTCAAGCATCCGGCCCTCATCAGCGTTTTGGCCAATGCATCCGTGTCTTGGTGCTCCGTCTCCATCAATCGCGAGGTGCTACGTCGCCTGCTCACTCAGGCGCTGGACGTAGAGAAGGAAATCGCGACCATTGACCGTATGCTGCGTCTGGGCGCGAGCACCGAGATGGTCAGCCGCTTCTACGGACTGACCCATCAGGAAGTCGCCTTGCGCCGCGAGATACTCAACCTGCCGAAGCGCAAAGGCCGGCATCCTGTACTGGACGAGACACAAGACACAGAGCTGTGGCGGCGCTGGAAGGAGCTAACTGCGCGGCAGACTGTCGACCGCGACAGTGAGGTTTCGCTTCTGTCAGTCGCCATGGATCTTGCCGAAGGTATGGCGTTACCCCTGTCGGTGATCTGGGCCGCCATCAAGTCCTGGATCGACCAGGGACTGGTTTAG
- a CDS encoding STY4528 family pathogenicity island replication protein: MSVEDGSQRRGPVPLSDLFDGALKTLAAQQQAAPAPTSTDGLLYSGNRHESVPRSLFLDRRLTPLERNAWQVFRLLLNDDGLTAFPTYEKLRPWLASMPCGPQASHETVARALTLLRLTRWLSLVRRRRDAKTGRIQGNLYVLHDEPLTPFEAMQLDPDYLGLVSQALGHSAKAVQAVGVQTLKDIAEDPMLSDRALPTRLQLLAQRMAKGGWLSESYSQDATSPDSEEGSDRFLRNVDAPATESEAGAKPAQNASLRNPKEDRTVRKESINEVRTTARAHALNSLQLPKRFSDLKPEQQAGVMVALQQVEEPMRQAVLDEWEARCKGTSIRNPAGYLFGIVQRAIRGEFNAWAGQVKPAPSPALPQPAEPRNVVPPELVRKHIERLRDLLKKN, from the coding sequence ATGTCAGTGGAAGATGGGTCTCAACGCCGTGGCCCTGTTCCGCTGTCGGACCTGTTCGATGGCGCATTGAAAACTCTTGCGGCCCAACAGCAGGCCGCGCCCGCGCCCACCTCCACAGACGGGCTTCTGTACAGCGGCAACCGCCACGAAAGCGTACCCCGTTCGCTGTTTCTTGATCGACGGCTCACACCATTGGAACGAAACGCCTGGCAAGTGTTTCGTTTGCTGCTAAACGACGATGGACTTACCGCATTCCCTACCTACGAGAAACTGCGTCCATGGCTGGCGTCCATGCCTTGCGGCCCGCAAGCCTCGCATGAAACCGTCGCACGGGCTCTGACCTTGCTACGCCTGACACGCTGGCTTAGCCTCGTCCGTCGGCGACGCGATGCCAAGACAGGTCGCATCCAGGGGAACCTCTACGTGTTACACGACGAACCCTTGACGCCATTCGAGGCCATGCAACTGGATCCTGACTACCTGGGCTTGGTCAGCCAGGCGCTGGGCCATTCAGCCAAGGCGGTTCAGGCCGTTGGTGTCCAGACGCTCAAGGATATTGCCGAAGACCCGATGCTCAGCGATCGAGCGCTGCCGACGCGCCTGCAGCTGCTTGCACAACGCATGGCCAAGGGCGGCTGGCTTTCCGAAAGTTATTCACAGGACGCCACCAGCCCCGATTCCGAAGAAGGGTCGGATCGCTTTCTTCGGAATGTCGATGCACCGGCTACGGAATCCGAAGCAGGAGCGAAACCCGCGCAAAACGCCTCCCTTCGGAATCCGAAGGAGGACCGTACAGTACGTAAGGAAAGTATTAATGAAGTACGTACTACCGCGCGGGCGCATGCGCTGAACAGCCTGCAATTGCCCAAACGCTTCTCCGACCTCAAGCCCGAACAACAAGCAGGTGTAATGGTTGCGCTTCAACAGGTCGAAGAGCCCATGCGCCAAGCCGTCCTTGACGAATGGGAAGCACGCTGTAAAGGCACCTCAATCCGTAATCCGGCCGGCTATCTGTTTGGCATTGTTCAGCGCGCTATTCGAGGCGAGTTCAATGCGTGGGCTGGTCAGGTCAAGCCAGCCCCGTCTCCGGCGTTACCTCAGCCGGCAGAGCCACGAAATGTCGTGCCACCAGAACTGGTCCGTAAGCATATCGAACGATTGCGTGACCTGCTCAAGAAGAATTAA
- a CDS encoding PFL_4669 family integrating conjugative element protein codes for MATNEPLQLNLGSLRSAMSLTLHTHHASRIWHGRAAGEGRAAIVGLNGYVSVMNKMKRGAEQDDPYSDWWMLRIEEKLDQTKSTLQTLREQVDQALAGVPTALTLGENLNVQPVKLPLFVNAQLGFAAVYLLADYDDIARKLILAHHTALIDRSTLERWLNDGAHALRSLFSLAQQFRYSGTTRDDFAAKNAAARAALEKLGELPQDVLEGTRRSRFAPPISRRGLQQRETSESTEPAAVETTRAAPVPPVSGADAEDEPA; via the coding sequence ATGGCAACTAATGAACCCTTGCAGTTGAATCTCGGGTCACTTCGCAGCGCAATGTCATTGACGCTGCACACCCATCACGCCTCTCGCATCTGGCATGGGCGTGCCGCAGGTGAAGGCCGAGCGGCCATCGTTGGCCTCAACGGCTACGTCTCGGTCATGAACAAGATGAAACGCGGCGCCGAGCAGGATGACCCGTACTCCGACTGGTGGATGCTGCGCATCGAAGAGAAGCTCGACCAGACGAAGTCGACCCTGCAGACATTGCGCGAGCAGGTTGATCAGGCCCTGGCTGGTGTGCCGACAGCACTGACACTCGGCGAGAACCTCAATGTGCAGCCCGTCAAGCTTCCACTGTTCGTCAATGCCCAATTGGGCTTCGCCGCGGTCTATCTGCTGGCCGACTACGACGACATCGCCCGCAAATTGATCTTGGCCCATCACACTGCGCTGATTGATCGCAGCACGCTCGAGCGCTGGCTGAATGACGGCGCCCATGCCTTGCGCAGCCTCTTCTCGCTGGCGCAGCAGTTCCGGTACTCAGGCACGACGCGCGATGACTTTGCCGCGAAGAATGCTGCAGCCCGCGCGGCACTGGAAAAGCTAGGGGAGCTGCCGCAGGACGTGCTGGAAGGCACCCGCCGTTCGCGCTTCGCGCCACCGATTTCGCGCCGTGGCCTGCAGCAGCGCGAGACTTCCGAGTCCACGGAGCCCGCCGCAGTCGAGACCACCCGCGCAGCGCCAGTGCCGCCCGTGTCCGGCGCAGATGCAGAGGACGAGCCAGCATGA
- a CDS encoding ParA family protein translates to MQVVSIISTKGGVGKTTTAANLGGLVADAGLRVLLIDLDVQPTLSSYFELAHRAVGGIYELLAFNERRPERLISRTVIDGLDLVLSNDDRGELSTLLLHAPDGRLRLRHLLPTLATRYDLVLIDTQGARSVMLEMAILASNMALSPVTPEILAARELRRGTLQLIEDIAPYRHLGIEPPTLHLLINRVHPVSSNARLIQQALRDVFLGHAGVRVLDTNVPAIEAYPRASTRGLPVHRIEYRQPLGRVAPAALDTMRALASELLPTWQEHFALVTGKTPESKGAGNG, encoded by the coding sequence ATGCAGGTTGTCTCCATCATTTCAACCAAAGGCGGAGTCGGCAAGACAACCACCGCAGCCAATCTCGGTGGATTGGTCGCAGACGCAGGGTTGCGCGTGCTGCTGATCGATCTTGATGTACAGCCGACCCTATCATCTTACTTCGAACTAGCGCACCGAGCGGTCGGAGGTATCTATGAGCTACTCGCCTTCAACGAGCGCCGTCCAGAGCGGTTGATCTCCCGCACCGTAATTGACGGACTGGACTTGGTGCTGTCCAACGATGATCGCGGCGAACTCAGCACCTTGTTGCTGCATGCGCCAGATGGCCGATTACGCCTACGTCATCTGCTACCAACGCTTGCCACTCGGTATGACCTTGTGCTTATCGACACCCAGGGGGCCCGAAGCGTCATGCTGGAGATGGCGATTCTCGCCTCAAACATGGCGCTGTCGCCCGTCACACCCGAGATCCTGGCGGCGCGAGAGTTGCGTCGGGGTACTCTGCAACTGATAGAGGATATTGCGCCGTATCGTCATCTAGGCATAGAGCCGCCTACGCTGCATCTGCTGATCAACCGCGTTCACCCCGTGTCATCGAATGCCAGGCTGATCCAGCAGGCCTTGCGCGATGTATTCCTGGGACACGCTGGTGTACGTGTTCTGGATACCAATGTCCCGGCTATCGAGGCCTATCCGCGTGCGTCAACGCGGGGCCTGCCGGTGCATCGAATCGAGTATCGGCAACCTTTGGGCCGCGTCGCACCCGCTGCACTGGACACCATGCGAGCGCTAGCCAGCGAGTTGCTACCAACTTGGCAAGAGCACTTCGCATTGGTCACCGGCAAGACTCCTGAGAGCAAGGGGGCCGGTAATGGCTAA
- a CDS encoding patatin-like phospholipase family protein, whose protein sequence is MGNKLNFFRSFEKPCFCTLYVRILILAALATLSGCSSFRPWVNVAQKTEVQQEDDYRTGPVLVAVTLSGGGARAAAFGLGVLKELKRTEFTLDGRPTTLLDEVALVSGVSGGSILAAHYAAFGDQTLERFEPEFLLKPFESTLLKQVFYPNHLFDLTSPWFGRTHILAQRLDELYEGMTFGDVRKNSKAPSLMITATDLTTGAPFDFTPEQFALICSDLNSVPLSFAVASSSAVPIILSPMTLHNFSDRCGKALFPPDRSASGSPDFRIQMLQQSSEGYLDANARPYIHLVDGGVSDNLGIRLMIDRLMANGSVYNSFPGVLRHSIRRIVLVAVNSARDLATRVDLSDEVPSTGEVLETLLYGAGARETQMTLALLENDIKRMAAELDEARSREDSPFSADVEIHLINVSLRDLEEPDIRTSLLRVPTAFTIEAFDVRALQDAGSAALRSSNAFQRLKQSLDHLDKH, encoded by the coding sequence ATGGGCAATAAGCTAAATTTCTTCCGCAGTTTCGAAAAACCTTGTTTCTGCACGCTCTACGTGAGAATCCTGATTCTTGCTGCCCTGGCGACGCTGAGTGGCTGCTCTAGCTTTCGTCCCTGGGTCAATGTGGCACAGAAAACTGAGGTGCAGCAGGAGGATGACTACAGAACAGGGCCTGTGCTGGTTGCGGTCACTCTGTCGGGAGGCGGAGCTCGCGCGGCTGCATTTGGTTTGGGTGTGCTCAAGGAATTGAAGCGCACTGAGTTTACGCTCGACGGGCGACCAACGACGCTCCTCGATGAGGTCGCACTCGTCAGCGGCGTCTCGGGCGGAAGTATTCTCGCAGCGCACTACGCTGCCTTTGGTGATCAGACGTTAGAGCGATTTGAACCAGAATTTCTGCTTAAGCCCTTCGAGTCGACGCTGCTGAAACAAGTCTTCTATCCGAATCACCTGTTCGACCTCACCTCTCCTTGGTTCGGCCGTACGCACATATTGGCGCAGCGGCTCGACGAACTATACGAAGGCATGACATTTGGGGATGTTCGCAAAAATTCGAAAGCGCCAAGCCTAATGATCACGGCGACAGACCTCACTACAGGCGCGCCTTTCGACTTCACCCCAGAGCAGTTTGCATTGATCTGTTCGGATCTGAATAGTGTGCCATTGTCTTTTGCAGTGGCGTCGTCGTCAGCCGTTCCGATCATCCTGTCCCCTATGACGCTACACAATTTTTCCGACCGATGCGGCAAAGCACTTTTTCCACCGGATCGCAGCGCATCCGGTAGCCCGGATTTTCGTATTCAGATGCTGCAGCAAAGCTCCGAGGGCTACCTAGATGCGAATGCGCGTCCATACATCCATTTGGTAGATGGCGGTGTCAGTGACAACCTAGGCATACGACTGATGATCGATAGGTTGATGGCTAATGGCTCCGTCTATAATTCTTTTCCAGGAGTGCTTCGACATTCGATTCGTCGCATTGTCCTGGTTGCGGTCAACTCAGCCCGCGATCTGGCAACAAGAGTTGACCTCAGTGACGAAGTACCTTCGACCGGAGAAGTCCTAGAGACACTTCTCTATGGTGCTGGCGCGCGCGAGACACAGATGACGCTAGCCCTGTTGGAAAACGACATTAAGCGAATGGCAGCAGAGCTTGATGAGGCCCGAAGCCGGGAAGACAGTCCATTCTCGGCCGACGTCGAGATCCATCTGATCAATGTCAGCCTGCGTGATCTCGAGGAGCCAGACATACGCACTTCGCTGCTTCGTGTACCAACAGCTTTTACGATCGAAGCGTTTGACGTACGTGCTCTTCAAGATGCGGGCTCTGCCGCTCTACGTTCGTCAAACGCATTCCAGAGGCTGAAGCAATCGTTGGACCATTTGGACAAGCACTGA